The sequence CGGCTGGGGTGAATTCCAGTCAGGACGAAGTTTAGACGCGTTACGTAAATAAATATGGCTTATGCTAGTAGAAGATTTCATATAAGCATGGATTAAAATCCGGATGCACTTTTCTAAGCTTCCCCGAACGTACATTTGCTGTACGTCTATCATTGGCACATTATTCCAATGGGGACGATGACGAGCTACCGCTGCGGGGAAAATAGCATCTAAATCGGGTGTAACCGAAAAGGTGACGCTAATCATATCTGTTGGGTGCAGTTGATTGCGTTCTTCAAGTTCGTCGAGTATTTCCATTACCGCTTCTTGCATCGCTTCAACTGTATTCTCTGAAACAGTTGTCGCTCCCCGAATTGCCTGCATTCGCCCTTTCTCCACGTAAAAATCCTCCTAAATTTAATATTGGTCATTAGTCATTATTCACCAGCTTTGGGTAAAGGACAATTGACCAACATACAAATCACTGTTTTTTGGCTTTGCGTTACTTCATAGCTCCAGTTGTGGGAATAATTTTTACGGGCGATACAGCCATAGGGGTAAACCACTGGTCGATAATTCAAATTCCACCCAATCAATTTGAGATGCAAGACCGCGAGTTTTAAGTTTGTTACCAGGTAAAATTTTGCTATACCAGGGTTTGGGTTCTTCGAGGGTATAAACCTCAGTTTTTTCTGGATCTAGATTTACCAACTCGGCAGCCCAGCGACGAGCATCTTCTTCTGTTCCGAGCTTGTCTACCACTCCTAATTCTAAAGCTTGCTCTCCGGTGAAAATTCTACCGTCAGCGAAGGTTTTGACTTTTTCCGGTGTTAAATTACGTCCCTCTGCCACTGTTTGCACAAATTGTTGATAACTTGTATCGATCAATTCTTGCAGAATGGTTTGTTCGCTCTCAGTCAGTTCTCTATCAAAAGACAAAATATCTTTATAGGGACCGGATTTTATTACCTTAAAAGAAACACCAATTTTATCTAATAGGCGTTGCAAATTGTTTCCGCGCAAAATTACGCCGATACTTCCTGTAATCGTTCCGGGATTAGCCATAATATGTTCCGCTCCCATGCCGATATAAACACCCCCAGAAGCAGATATATTGCCAAAACTAGCAATAATCTTCATCTTTTCGCGCAAACGCTTTAGGGCGCTGTAGATTTCTTGAGAATCTCCTACCGTACCACCAGGGCTGTCAATTCTTAATAGTAGAGCTGGAAATTTCTTCTCTTCTACAGTTTTTAGGGCTTCCAGAACTCTTTTGCGAGTGCTACCTGCTATTGCCCCAGTCACTTCTATTTTGGCAATTTGCTTGCGAAACTTTGATTTAAAAGGCCAAACCATGAGCAGTATCGAACCATTAGATTACTTATATTGATTTAAAACATTAACTTTAATTTACAAATGCGTAAAGCATCCACTGTTAAAAAAACCAAGCAGATGCAAAAACGTTAGCTAATCTTAATAAATTTTTATGTATGTAAATATATTTTAGTTTTCTCAAAAAAGTTTGTTGCTCTCATATAATTTTGCGACCAAAGA comes from Rivularia sp. PCC 7116 and encodes:
- the aroH gene encoding chorismate mutase, with product MQAIRGATTVSENTVEAMQEAVMEILDELEERNQLHPTDMISVTFSVTPDLDAIFPAAVARHRPHWNNVPMIDVQQMYVRGSLEKCIRILIHAYMKSSTSISHIYLRNASKLRPDWNSPQPLQASQSTIESKV
- the sppA gene encoding signal peptide peptidase SppA — protein: MVWPFKSKFRKQIAKIEVTGAIAGSTRKRVLEALKTVEEKKFPALLLRIDSPGGTVGDSQEIYSALKRLREKMKIIASFGNISASGGVYIGMGAEHIMANPGTITGSIGVILRGNNLQRLLDKIGVSFKVIKSGPYKDILSFDRELTESEQTILQELIDTSYQQFVQTVAEGRNLTPEKVKTFADGRIFTGEQALELGVVDKLGTEEDARRWAAELVNLDPEKTEVYTLEEPKPWYSKILPGNKLKTRGLASQIDWVEFELSTSGLPLWLYRP